The Streptomyces sp. HUAS CB01 genome has a segment encoding these proteins:
- a CDS encoding YqgE/AlgH family protein yields MTEVSSLTGRLLVATPALADPNFDRAVVLLLDHDEEGSLGVVLNRPTPVGVGDILETWAGLAGEPGVVFQGGPVSLDSALGIAVIPGDEGPLGWRRVHGAIGLVDLEAPPELLASSLGSLRIFAGYAGWGPGQLEGELNEGAWYVVESEPGDVSSPRPEALWRSVLRRQRNELAMVATYPDDPSLN; encoded by the coding sequence ATGACCGAGGTGTCCTCGCTCACAGGGCGGCTGCTCGTCGCCACTCCGGCCCTCGCGGACCCGAACTTCGACCGCGCGGTGGTGCTCCTGCTCGACCACGACGAGGAGGGGTCCCTCGGCGTGGTCCTCAACCGGCCCACCCCCGTCGGCGTCGGCGACATCCTGGAAACGTGGGCCGGTCTGGCCGGTGAGCCCGGCGTCGTCTTCCAGGGCGGCCCCGTCTCCCTCGACTCCGCGCTCGGGATCGCCGTCATCCCCGGCGACGAGGGCCCCCTCGGCTGGCGCAGGGTCCACGGGGCGATCGGCCTCGTCGACCTGGAGGCCCCGCCCGAACTGCTCGCCTCCTCGCTCGGCTCGCTGCGGATCTTCGCGGGGTACGCGGGCTGGGGCCCGGGCCAGCTGGAGGGCGAGCTGAACGAGGGCGCCTGGTACGTCGTGGAGTCCGAGCCCGGCGACGTGTCCTCACCGCGGCCGGAGGCGCTGTGGCGGTCCGTGCTCCGCCGGCAGCGCAACGAACTGGCGATGGTGGCCACCTATCCGGACGACCCGTCGCTGAACTGA
- a CDS encoding extracellular solute-binding protein yields the protein MKLPARIAAPVTALALAGLTATGCAPQTSGNGARTDDRSGMLRVWLFQEVNNKPKEQVVDAAIKAFRAEHKDAKVEVEYIPVDTRAQRIKAAFNDPGSAPDLIEYGNTDTAGYVRDGGLADITEEFGAWADRKDTDPTARESVTVDGKVYGAPLFVGVRALYYRTDVFEDLGIRPPKSQAELVSVAKKVRKARPELYGLAVGGAYTYGAMPFIWANGGELATESGGTYKAAVNSPQARKGIEAYTSLFGDDNCPAAKCASMGGNATVTAFASGKAAMAIGGDFSHAAVEAGKVKGKYAVVPLPGVTAGSIAPAFAGGNNIGVLRSSSHRTLAVDLMKSLTGKETQGKLFDAMGFLPTYTDVRARAATKEPFVEPFIDTLAAGTEFVPASPGWGQIDASLVLPTMFQEIVSGKKDVASAADDAAKKMDAAFASAG from the coding sequence ATGAAGCTTCCTGCCCGAATAGCCGCGCCGGTCACCGCACTTGCCCTGGCGGGGCTCACCGCCACCGGCTGCGCCCCGCAGACGTCCGGCAACGGCGCGCGGACCGACGACAGGAGCGGCATGCTCCGCGTCTGGCTGTTCCAGGAGGTCAACAACAAGCCGAAGGAGCAGGTCGTCGACGCGGCGATCAAGGCGTTCCGGGCCGAGCACAAGGACGCGAAGGTGGAGGTCGAGTACATCCCCGTCGACACCCGCGCCCAGCGGATCAAGGCGGCCTTCAACGACCCGGGGAGCGCGCCCGACCTGATCGAGTACGGCAACACGGACACGGCCGGTTACGTCAGGGACGGCGGACTCGCCGACATCACCGAGGAGTTCGGGGCCTGGGCGGACAGGAAGGACACCGACCCGACCGCCAGGGAGTCGGTGACGGTGGACGGCAAGGTGTACGGCGCCCCGCTCTTCGTCGGCGTCCGCGCCCTGTACTACCGCACGGACGTGTTCGAGGACCTCGGCATCCGGCCGCCCAAGTCGCAGGCCGAGCTCGTCTCCGTGGCGAAGAAGGTCCGCAAGGCGCGGCCCGAGCTGTACGGACTCGCCGTCGGCGGTGCGTACACCTACGGAGCCATGCCGTTCATCTGGGCGAACGGCGGCGAGCTGGCGACGGAGAGCGGCGGCACGTACAAGGCGGCCGTCAACAGCCCGCAGGCCCGCAAGGGCATCGAGGCGTACACCTCGCTGTTCGGGGACGACAACTGCCCGGCCGCGAAGTGCGCTTCGATGGGCGGCAACGCGACCGTCACCGCGTTCGCCTCCGGCAAGGCGGCGATGGCGATCGGCGGCGACTTCAGCCACGCGGCGGTCGAGGCGGGCAAGGTGAAGGGCAAGTACGCGGTCGTCCCGCTGCCCGGCGTCACCGCAGGATCGATCGCCCCTGCCTTCGCGGGCGGCAACAACATCGGTGTGCTGAGGAGCAGTTCGCACCGCACCCTCGCGGTCGACCTCATGAAGTCGCTCACCGGCAAGGAGACCCAGGGCAAGCTGTTCGACGCGATGGGCTTCCTGCCGACGTACACGGACGTCCGGGCGCGGGCGGCGACGAAGGAGCCCTTCGTCGAGCCGTTCATCGACACCCTCGCCGCCGGCACCGAGTTCGTCCCGGCCTCGCCCGGGTGGGGGCAGATCGACGCGTCGCTCGTCCTGCCGACGATGTTCCAGGAGATCGTCAGCGGCAAGAAGGACGTGGCCTCGGCCGCGGACGACGCGGCGAAGAAGATGGACGCGGCCTTCGCGTCCGCGGGCTGA
- the murA gene encoding UDP-N-acetylglucosamine 1-carboxyvinyltransferase, with the protein MTGTDDVLLVHGGTPLEGEIRVRGAKNLVPKAMVAALLGSEPSRLRNVPDIRDVRVVRGLLQLHGVTVRPGDEPGELVLDPTYVESANVADIDAHAGSSRIPILFCGPLLHRLGHAFIPGLGGCDIGGRPIDFHFDVLRQFGAKIEKRADGQYLEAPQRLRGCKIRLPYPSVGSTEQVLLTAVLAEGVTELSNAAVEPEIEDLICVLQKMGAIISMDTDRTIRITGVDRLGGYTHRALPDRLEAASWASAALATEGNIYVRGAQQRSMMTFLNTYRKVGGAFEIDDEGIRFWHPGGSLNAIALETDVHPGFQTDWQQPLVVALTQAAGLSIVHETVYESRLGFTSALNQMGAHIQLYRECLGGSDCRFGQRNFLHSAVVSGPTKLQGADLVIPDLRGGFSYLIAALAAQGTSRVHGIDLINRGYENFMEKLVELGAKVELPRGAVV; encoded by the coding sequence ATGACCGGCACAGACGATGTACTGCTTGTCCACGGCGGAACCCCGCTGGAGGGCGAGATCCGCGTCCGCGGCGCCAAGAACCTGGTGCCGAAGGCTATGGTCGCCGCGCTGCTCGGCAGCGAGCCGAGCCGGCTGCGCAACGTGCCCGACATCCGCGACGTGCGGGTGGTGCGCGGGCTGCTGCAGCTGCACGGTGTGACGGTGCGGCCCGGTGACGAGCCAGGCGAACTGGTGCTCGACCCGACGTACGTCGAGAGCGCGAACGTCGCGGACATCGATGCCCACGCCGGTTCCTCGCGCATCCCGATCCTGTTCTGCGGCCCGCTGCTGCACCGGCTCGGTCACGCCTTCATCCCGGGTCTGGGCGGCTGCGACATCGGCGGCCGGCCGATCGACTTCCACTTCGACGTGCTGCGGCAGTTCGGCGCGAAGATCGAGAAGCGGGCGGACGGGCAGTACCTGGAGGCCCCGCAGCGGCTTCGCGGATGCAAGATCCGCCTGCCGTACCCGTCGGTCGGCTCCACCGAGCAGGTGCTGCTGACCGCGGTGCTGGCCGAGGGCGTCACGGAGCTGTCGAACGCGGCGGTGGAGCCGGAGATCGAGGACCTGATCTGCGTCCTGCAGAAAATGGGCGCGATCATTTCGATGGACACCGACCGGACGATCCGGATCACCGGCGTCGACCGCCTCGGCGGCTACACCCACCGGGCGCTGCCGGACCGGCTGGAGGCGGCGTCCTGGGCCTCGGCGGCGCTCGCGACCGAGGGCAACATCTACGTGCGCGGTGCGCAGCAGCGCTCGATGATGACCTTCCTCAACACGTACCGGAAGGTCGGCGGCGCCTTCGAGATCGACGACGAGGGCATCCGCTTCTGGCACCCGGGCGGCTCCCTCAACGCGATCGCGCTGGAGACGGACGTGCACCCCGGCTTCCAGACGGACTGGCAGCAGCCCCTGGTGGTGGCGCTGACGCAGGCGGCGGGCCTGTCGATCGTGCACGAGACGGTGTACGAGTCGCGGCTCGGCTTCACGTCGGCGCTCAATCAGATGGGTGCGCACATCCAGCTGTACCGGGAGTGCCTGGGCGGTTCGGACTGCCGCTTCGGCCAGCGCAACTTCCTGCACTCGGCCGTCGTGTCCGGCCCGACGAAGCTCCAGGGCGCGGATCTGGTGATCCCCGACCTGCGCGGCGGCTTCTCCTACCTGATCGCGGCGCTGGCGGCGCAGGGGACGTCCCGGGTGCACGGCATCGACCTGATCAACCGCGGCTACGAGAACTTCATGGAGAAGCTCGTGGAGCTCGGCGCGAAGGTCGAGCTGCCGCGCGGCGCGGTCGTCTGA
- a CDS encoding DUF3039 domain-containing protein, with product MSTLEPERGAGTGTLVEPTPQVSHGDGDHERFAHYVQKDKIMASALDGTPVVALCGKVWVPGRDPKKYPVCPMCKEIYESMGAGGDKDKGGKDKK from the coding sequence ATGAGCACTCTCGAGCCCGAGCGCGGGGCAGGTACGGGCACCCTCGTGGAGCCGACACCCCAGGTGTCGCACGGCGACGGCGACCACGAGCGCTTCGCCCATTACGTCCAGAAGGACAAGATCATGGCGAGCGCCCTCGACGGCACTCCCGTGGTGGCACTGTGCGGCAAGGTCTGGGTGCCGGGGCGCGACCCCAAGAAGTACCCGGTGTGCCCGATGTGCAAGGAGATCTACGAGTCCATGGGTGCCGGCGGGGACAAGGACAAGGGCGGCAAGGACAAGAAGTAG